The proteins below come from a single Bacteroidota bacterium genomic window:
- the mnmE gene encoding tRNA uridine-5-carboxymethylaminomethyl(34) synthesis GTPase MnmE: MNQDTIFAPATPPGKSAIAVIRISGNDAFIVMTRIFRPLRKKTDLLKSASHQVHLGSLYHGEVLIDKVLVSLFKAPHSYTGENIAEISVHGSMFIVQKVLELLSSEGLRMARPGEFTLRAFLNGKFDLSQAEAVADLIASNSDASHALALTQMRGGFSSRLKELRQKLVDFASLIELELDFSEEDVEFANRKQLNELLETIKSEVNKLASSFARGNVLKHGIPVAIIGKPNVGKSTLLNAILNEEKALVSEVAGTTRDAVEDVMVIGGIAFRFIDTAGLRSTRDFVENLGIGKTYEKMNQAQVILYVVDISTTSAEEIKQELQDFAEHIEHGKKRFIIIANKTDLLFETPHNFAELVEMETIFISARRNENIQLITESLLKSADVEKYDDNATVSNARHYEALTAIITSIENIEHGFLAGLPSDLISTDLHLALHHLGTITGEVSTEELLDNVFSKFCIGK, from the coding sequence ATGAACCAAGACACAATTTTCGCACCGGCAACGCCTCCGGGTAAAAGCGCTATTGCCGTGATACGCATTTCGGGCAACGATGCATTTATTGTAATGACGAGAATATTCAGGCCGTTGCGAAAAAAAACTGACCTTCTTAAAAGCGCGTCCCATCAGGTGCATCTCGGTTCTCTGTATCATGGTGAAGTCCTTATTGACAAAGTGCTTGTTTCATTGTTTAAAGCACCTCATTCGTATACGGGCGAAAATATTGCTGAAATTTCTGTTCATGGCTCTATGTTCATTGTTCAGAAAGTGCTGGAACTACTGTCTTCTGAAGGATTGAGGATGGCACGTCCCGGAGAATTTACATTGCGGGCATTTCTAAATGGTAAATTTGATTTGTCGCAGGCAGAAGCCGTTGCCGACCTAATAGCATCAAATTCTGATGCATCACACGCGCTGGCGCTCACACAGATGCGGGGCGGGTTTTCATCGCGCCTAAAAGAGCTCCGGCAGAAGTTGGTTGATTTTGCTTCACTAATTGAGTTAGAACTTGATTTCAGTGAGGAAGACGTGGAATTTGCGAACCGCAAGCAATTGAACGAACTGCTTGAGACCATTAAATCGGAAGTTAACAAACTCGCTTCCTCATTTGCCCGGGGCAACGTTTTAAAACACGGTATACCGGTTGCCATTATCGGCAAACCAAATGTTGGAAAATCGACACTTCTGAATGCTATACTGAATGAAGAAAAAGCGCTTGTTTCGGAAGTTGCCGGAACAACCCGCGATGCCGTTGAAGATGTGATGGTGATTGGCGGCATTGCTTTTCGATTTATTGATACGGCCGGACTGCGCAGTACACGTGATTTTGTAGAGAATCTGGGCATCGGCAAGACGTACGAAAAAATGAATCAGGCTCAGGTAATTCTTTATGTTGTCGATATCAGCACCACCTCTGCCGAAGAAATAAAACAGGAATTACAAGACTTCGCTGAACATATTGAACATGGCAAAAAACGCTTCATCATCATTGCCAATAAAACAGATTTATTATTTGAAACTCCGCATAATTTCGCGGAGCTTGTTGAGATGGAAACCATCTTTATTTCGGCACGGCGCAATGAAAACATTCAATTGATAACTGAAAGCCTGTTGAAGTCAGCGGATGTTGAAAAATATGATGACAACGCCACTGTTTCCAATGCACGTCATTACGAAGCGCTTACGGCCATTATCACAAGCATTGAAAATATTGAGCATGGATTTTTAGCCGGTTTGCCCTCCGACCTTATCTCAACCGACCTTCATCTGGCACTGCACCACCTGGGCACCATCACCGGTGAAGTTAGCACAGAAGAGCTGCTTGACAACGTTTTCAGCAAATTCTGTATTGGCAAATAA
- a CDS encoding glycosyltransferase family 2 protein: protein MIQGKKIIVVMPAYNAGKTLETTYGEIPFDMVDDVIVVDDASTDNTTEVALRLGITHIKRHEVNKGYGGNQKSCYQMALGMGADIVIMVHPDYQYTPKLIPSMAWMIANGLYHVVLGSRILGRGALSGGMPRYKYFFNRILTFFQNLLMKQKLSEYHTGYRAFSREVLEKINFMNNSDDFVFDNQMLAQIFYAGYEIAEVTCPTKYFTDASSINFRRSSKYGLGVMKTAICYFLQKLRLAKFRIFETNNKEKAA, encoded by the coding sequence ATGATACAAGGAAAAAAGATTATTGTAGTAATGCCTGCATACAATGCAGGAAAAACACTTGAAACGACCTATGGTGAAATCCCTTTCGACATGGTTGACGATGTGATTGTGGTTGATGATGCCAGTACCGACAATACTACGGAGGTGGCGCTGAGATTGGGAATTACACACATTAAAAGGCACGAAGTAAACAAGGGCTATGGCGGCAATCAGAAAAGCTGTTACCAAATGGCACTGGGAATGGGTGCCGATATTGTTATTATGGTTCATCCCGATTACCAATACACACCAAAGCTTATTCCGTCGATGGCATGGATGATTGCCAACGGATTGTATCATGTTGTGCTGGGAAGCCGAATACTCGGGCGCGGAGCGCTCAGCGGTGGCATGCCGCGTTACAAATACTTTTTTAACCGCATTCTCACGTTCTTCCAGAATTTGTTGATGAAGCAAAAACTCTCGGAGTACCACACCGGATACAGAGCATTTTCACGTGAGGTTCTTGAAAAAATCAATTTCATGAACAATTCCGATGATTTTGTTTTTGATAACCAGATGCTGGCTCAGATTTTCTACGCGGGATATGAAATTGCCGAAGTTACCTGCCCAACAAAATACTTCACGGATGCTTCATCTATCAACTTCAGGCGGAGCAGCAAGTACGGACTGGGCGTAATGAAAACAGCAATTTGCTATTTTCTGCAGAAACTGCGTCTCGCAAAATTCCGTATCTTTGAAACCAATAATAAGGAAAAAGCCGCGTAA
- a CDS encoding class I SAM-dependent methyltransferase gives MAKKVETVYDEVSICGFCTTTESHILYPTNDIFGNNYTINKCHRCRAIFLAPRPTKEILEKAYDDTYYGPGEKKFSAPFIENIIDYFRMGRAKRLARFLHEDSNVLDIGCGNGRFLKYLQKCGKFNLFGTEMEGRAAQRALQIPGIDIKIGSLLNHDFTNEQFDAITMFHVFEHLDDPRQTLEEVTRLLSHNGTLVMSFPNIHSFQSRTFKGKWFHLDPPRHLFFFGHRDFIKMMSKYGFVFVKRKDRSFEQNPFGMIQSILNVFFKRRELLYERLKGNKAYARCNVAQLILQYAFFIFLFPVCMIFDYVASFMSRGATVEYTFIKAMH, from the coding sequence TTGGCAAAAAAAGTTGAAACGGTTTATGACGAAGTAAGTATCTGTGGCTTCTGCACTACTACAGAAAGTCATATTCTATATCCCACCAATGATATTTTCGGAAATAATTACACGATAAACAAGTGTCACAGATGCCGCGCCATTTTTTTAGCGCCCAGGCCTACGAAAGAAATTCTTGAAAAGGCTTATGATGACACCTATTATGGACCGGGAGAAAAAAAATTCTCAGCACCTTTCATTGAGAACATTATTGATTATTTCAGGATGGGCAGGGCAAAACGTCTCGCCCGTTTTCTGCATGAAGATTCAAATGTGCTTGACATCGGCTGCGGCAATGGCCGTTTTCTGAAGTATTTGCAGAAATGCGGAAAATTTAATCTTTTCGGGACTGAGATGGAAGGTCGTGCGGCACAGCGTGCGCTGCAGATTCCTGGCATCGACATTAAAATTGGTTCATTGTTGAACCATGATTTTACCAATGAACAGTTTGATGCGATTACCATGTTTCATGTGTTTGAACATCTCGATGATCCAAGGCAAACGCTCGAAGAAGTTACACGCTTACTGAGCCACAATGGTACATTGGTCATGTCATTTCCAAATATACACAGCTTTCAGAGCCGAACATTTAAAGGTAAATGGTTTCACTTAGATCCACCACGCCATCTCTTCTTTTTCGGCCATCGCGATTTTATAAAAATGATGAGTAAATACGGTTTTGTTTTTGTAAAACGCAAAGACCGTTCATTTGAACAGAATCCTTTCGGCATGATACAATCAATCCTCAATGTATTCTTCAAAAGAAGGGAACTACTCTATGAGCGATTGAAAGGGAACAAGGCATATGCCCGTTGCAATGTGGCACAACTGATTCTGCAGTATGCATTTTTTATTTTTCTTTTCCCTGTGTGTATGATTTTCGATTATGTTGCATCGTTTATGTCGCGCGGTGCAACCGTTGAATATACCTTCATCAAAGCGATGCACTAA
- a CDS encoding rhomboid family intramembrane serine protease, with protein MLDGSATVTIIIIIITAIVSIIGFSNREVFFRLKFNPFNALHSKQYYRFFTYGLLHADWMHLLINMFVLYSFGTVVESFYKHPEIFAEKGILYYILLYVGGICLSVLPSFGKQKNNPVYNAVGASGAVSAVVFASILFAPLNKIYLFFIPIGVPAFIFGILYLVYSWYMAKRGKGNIGHDAHFWGAVYGVVFTICLKPMLALYFYDQVRMFFQSF; from the coding sequence ATGTTAGACGGTTCGGCAACGGTTACCATCATCATTATTATTATTACAGCTATTGTTTCGATTATTGGGTTTTCAAACAGAGAAGTGTTTTTCCGTTTGAAATTTAATCCGTTCAATGCGCTTCATTCAAAACAGTATTATCGTTTTTTTACTTACGGGTTGCTGCATGCCGACTGGATGCACCTGCTCATTAATATGTTTGTATTGTATTCATTCGGTACTGTTGTAGAAAGCTTTTACAAGCATCCCGAAATATTTGCCGAAAAAGGAATCCTGTATTACATCTTGTTATACGTTGGTGGTATTTGTCTTTCAGTGCTGCCTTCATTCGGTAAGCAAAAGAATAATCCGGTTTACAATGCCGTGGGTGCATCGGGTGCCGTATCGGCTGTCGTTTTTGCGAGCATACTTTTTGCACCACTTAATAAAATTTATCTCTTTTTTATCCCTATTGGCGTGCCTGCGTTTATTTTTGGGATACTGTATCTCGTTTATTCCTGGTACATGGCAAAAAGGGGCAAGGGCAATATTGGGCACGACGCACATTTCTGGGGCGCCGTGTATGGCGTCGTGTTTACTATTTGTTTAAAACCGATGCTGGCCTTGTATTTTTATGATCAGGTGCGCATGTTTTTTCAGAGCTTCTGA
- a CDS encoding O-acetyl-ADP-ribose deacetylase — protein MSRIELFHGDITKLSVDAIVNAANRSLLGGGGVDGAIHRAAGPGLLEECIRLNGCDTGQARITKGYDLPARFVIHTVGPVWKGGKFGEEQLLTDCYRKSLQLARQYGLKSIAFPNISTGVYRFPKEEAACIALEEAMQFLESDAEFEKIIFVCHDEDNFELYHHILYGDLD, from the coding sequence ATGAGCAGGATTGAACTGTTCCACGGTGACATCACCAAATTATCCGTTGATGCAATTGTGAACGCTGCAAACCGTTCGCTGTTGGGTGGTGGCGGTGTAGATGGTGCTATTCACCGGGCTGCAGGACCGGGCTTGCTCGAAGAATGTATCAGGCTGAATGGATGTGATACAGGTCAGGCCAGAATTACAAAAGGATATGACTTGCCGGCCCGCTTTGTTATTCACACCGTTGGACCCGTATGGAAAGGCGGAAAGTTTGGCGAGGAACAGCTACTCACCGATTGCTATCGCAAATCGCTCCAACTGGCACGGCAATACGGATTGAAATCTATTGCTTTTCCTAATATAAGCACCGGTGTTTACCGCTTTCCAAAAGAAGAAGCCGCCTGTATTGCGCTCGAGGAGGCCATGCAATTCCTTGAAAGCGACGCTGAATTTGAAAAAATAATTTTTGTATGCCATGATGAAGACAACTTTGAACTTTATCATCATATTCTATACGGAGACCTTGATTAG
- a CDS encoding inositol monophosphatase family protein, translating into MDLQKLCQDVCGVARGAGRFLKEEIHHLQFSDIISKAENDFVTYVDKQSEKMVVEGLSALVPDAGFLTEENTIHIDGREFTWIIDPLDGTTNYIHGVPLYCVSLALMHRNKIVLGVIYEPNLDECFYAWAGGGAWLNGKPIKVSALSNVGDSVLATGFPSRDFSHISEFVELFKALMFDTHGIRRLGSAAVDLAYVACGRYEGFYEYGLSAWDVAAGSIIVQEAGGHVTDFKSDGKYIFGKEIIATNGFIHKQFCGILSKYFK; encoded by the coding sequence ATGGATTTACAAAAACTTTGCCAGGATGTGTGCGGTGTGGCGAGAGGTGCAGGGCGTTTCCTTAAGGAAGAGATACACCATCTTCAATTCTCCGATATCATTTCAAAAGCCGAAAACGATTTTGTCACATACGTCGACAAACAGTCGGAAAAGATGGTTGTTGAAGGACTTTCAGCGCTCGTGCCTGATGCAGGATTTCTTACTGAAGAAAACACCATACACATTGATGGCCGCGAGTTCACCTGGATTATTGATCCCCTCGACGGTACCACCAATTATATACATGGCGTTCCTCTTTACTGTGTAAGTTTAGCATTGATGCACCGAAACAAAATTGTGCTTGGGGTTATTTACGAGCCTAATCTTGACGAATGTTTTTATGCATGGGCCGGAGGCGGAGCATGGTTAAATGGCAAGCCAATCAAGGTTTCAGCGCTTAGTAATGTAGGTGATTCGGTCCTTGCAACTGGATTTCCGTCACGCGATTTTTCGCACATCAGCGAATTTGTTGAACTGTTTAAGGCCTTGATGTTTGACACTCACGGCATCCGCAGGCTTGGTTCGGCAGCAGTAGATTTGGCTTACGTAGCATGCGGACGGTACGAAGGTTTTTACGAATATGGACTCAGCGCCTGGGATGTAGCGGCAGGTTCAATAATCGTTCAGGAGGCCGGAGGTCATGTTACAGATTTTAAGAGCGACGGCAAATATATTTTCGGTAAAGAAATAATCGCTACAAACGGATTTATCCACAAACAATTCTGCGGAATTCTTTCAAAATATTTTAAATAA
- a CDS encoding redoxin domain-containing protein: protein MITYLLNFLISAVLLTSAQPQSTAAGFKIKVKVKGLADSACYLGNYYGQHQYIKDTVKANAAGELVFEGTEDLPGGIYFVVLPKKKFFEFIVNKEQVFSLETDTSDFVRNMKVKGSPENQLFYDYLRFISDKQKQYEGLKGHLDKLKDNKDSTAVIRKQMDDIDKSVRDYKTNLITNHPETFMSRFMLASKDPDVPDAPILSNGRKDSTFTYYYYRNHYWDNIDFSDDRILRTPVFYNRIKQYFDNVIPQMPDSIIFESDRIIEKARANKEMFKYVIWYLTYTYETSDVMGYDAIFVHLVEKYYMTNQAYWISAKVLENITKRAMKLKPILIGQPAPNMIMQDTTLQLRSMYSLTSHYTILLFWDWSCGHCKAEMPKVKEFYEQKKDSMNFEIFGVCTDTNLMEMKKFLRTYQMHWINVNGPRTITGNASEAYDIYSTPVIYLLDDKKVILAKRLSIEQVADFIRRDMKRRKTLKQ, encoded by the coding sequence ATGATTACTTATTTGCTTAATTTTTTGATTAGTGCGGTTCTTCTCACTTCTGCTCAACCGCAGTCTACAGCTGCAGGTTTTAAAATTAAGGTAAAGGTGAAAGGTCTTGCCGACAGTGCTTGCTATCTTGGAAATTATTACGGTCAGCACCAGTACATCAAAGACACTGTTAAAGCCAATGCCGCGGGAGAACTGGTTTTTGAGGGAACCGAGGATTTGCCCGGCGGGATTTATTTTGTTGTACTTCCCAAAAAGAAATTTTTTGAATTTATTGTGAATAAAGAACAGGTGTTCAGCCTCGAAACAGATACTTCTGATTTCGTTCGAAACATGAAGGTAAAAGGCTCGCCCGAAAACCAGCTGTTTTATGATTATCTGAGATTTATTTCGGATAAACAAAAGCAATATGAAGGACTGAAAGGTCATCTGGATAAGTTAAAGGATAATAAAGACTCAACAGCTGTTATCCGTAAGCAAATGGACGATATTGATAAGTCTGTCCGCGATTATAAAACAAATTTAATCACCAATCATCCGGAAACATTTATGTCGCGCTTTATGCTCGCATCCAAAGACCCGGATGTGCCCGATGCACCTATACTTTCAAACGGCCGCAAAGATTCAACGTTTACGTATTACTATTACCGCAATCATTACTGGGATAACATTGATTTCTCTGACGACCGCATTCTGCGCACACCGGTATTTTATAACCGGATTAAACAATATTTTGATAATGTTATTCCACAAATGCCCGATTCAATTATTTTCGAATCAGACCGCATCATTGAAAAAGCAAGAGCCAATAAGGAGATGTTCAAGTATGTTATCTGGTATCTCACGTATACCTATGAAACGTCTGACGTGATGGGCTACGACGCTATTTTTGTTCATCTGGTTGAGAAATATTACATGACCAATCAGGCATACTGGATAAGTGCAAAAGTGCTGGAGAATATTACCAAGCGGGCGATGAAACTCAAGCCTATTCTTATCGGGCAACCGGCGCCCAACATGATAATGCAGGATACTACATTGCAATTACGGTCTATGTATTCGCTCACGTCGCATTATACTATATTGCTCTTTTGGGACTGGTCGTGTGGCCATTGTAAAGCTGAGATGCCTAAGGTGAAAGAGTTTTACGAACAGAAAAAAGACTCTATGAATTTTGAGATTTTTGGTGTTTGTACCGACACGAATCTGATGGAGATGAAGAAATTTCTGCGGACCTATCAGATGCACTGGATCAACGTTAACGGTCCGCGTACCATTACCGGGAATGCTTCGGAGGCATATGATATTTACAGTACACCCGTTATTTACCTGCTTGATGATAAAAAAGTTATTCTGGCAAAACGGTTGAGTATTGAACAGGTAGCTGATTTTATCAGGCGCGATATGAAGCGCAGAAAAACCCTGAAACAGTGA
- the rlmB gene encoding 23S rRNA (guanosine(2251)-2'-O)-methyltransferase RlmB: MENEGYIFGIRPVIEAINAGREIDGLMIQQGLRSDAYNELRELMRIHRIECRFVPIQKLNRITRKNHQGVIAWISEISYHEIENLVPTLFEEGKTPLLLVLDRVTDVRNFGAIARTAECAGVHAIIIPLQNSVRVSADAIKSSAGALNIIPVCRSKNLKATLQYLKQSGIQLTGCTEKTSKNYYDASFTMPMAIIMGSEEDGISPAYLDMTDEQLKIEMAGTIASLNVSVAAGIILFEAHRQRVAENIR, encoded by the coding sequence TTGGAAAACGAAGGATATATTTTTGGAATACGACCGGTGATTGAAGCCATAAACGCCGGAAGAGAGATTGACGGACTGATGATACAACAGGGCCTTCGGTCTGACGCATACAACGAACTGCGTGAACTGATGCGCATACACCGCATTGAATGCAGATTTGTTCCTATTCAGAAACTGAATCGCATTACCCGTAAAAACCATCAGGGCGTAATAGCTTGGATTTCTGAAATCAGCTACCACGAGATAGAGAATTTGGTGCCCACCCTTTTTGAAGAAGGAAAAACCCCGCTGTTGCTGGTACTTGACCGTGTTACCGATGTGCGGAATTTCGGTGCAATTGCCCGGACGGCTGAATGTGCCGGTGTACATGCTATTATTATTCCGCTTCAAAACTCGGTTCGGGTGAGTGCCGACGCGATAAAAAGTTCGGCCGGAGCATTAAATATCATCCCGGTATGCCGTTCAAAAAATTTAAAAGCAACGCTGCAATACCTGAAACAAAGCGGCATTCAGCTTACCGGATGCACTGAAAAAACTTCCAAAAATTATTACGACGCGAGTTTCACCATGCCAATGGCAATTATAATGGGTTCTGAAGAAGATGGCATCAGTCCTGCTTATCTTGACATGACAGACGAACAATTGAAAATTGAGATGGCAGGTACAATTGCATCTCTGAATGTTTCGGTTGCTGCCGGTATCATTTTGTTTGAGGCACACAGACAGCGGGTAGCCGAAAATATACGATAA
- a CDS encoding WbqC family protein, whose product MLNLNRFKMMDEVILSTAWLGPIEYFAWIAQSEKAMVEHSESYVRQTYRNRCVIATANGKQELSVAIVKSRKNHVPIREAIISYDNCWNVLHWRTIESAYNNSPFFLYYRDALEPFFTRPFRYLTDLNAELLATVLAILKIKTQLEYTNVYLKEYAGIPDLRYTIIPEKTATRIPSVAMPGYTQVFEEKIGFIPNLSILDLIFNKGPEANDYLLKCTLSK is encoded by the coding sequence ATGCTCAATTTGAACCGGTTTAAAATGATGGATGAAGTAATATTATCTACTGCCTGGCTCGGGCCAATTGAATATTTTGCATGGATAGCGCAGTCTGAAAAAGCGATGGTTGAGCATTCAGAAAGTTATGTGCGTCAAACATACCGCAACCGTTGCGTTATAGCTACTGCCAATGGGAAACAGGAACTGTCGGTGGCCATTGTAAAATCACGCAAGAACCACGTACCCATCCGCGAAGCAATTATCAGCTATGATAATTGCTGGAATGTGCTCCATTGGCGTACCATTGAGTCGGCGTATAATAATTCGCCTTTTTTTCTATATTACCGCGATGCACTTGAACCGTTTTTTACACGCCCCTTCAGATATCTTACCGACCTGAATGCCGAATTGCTCGCGACCGTTCTTGCAATCCTGAAAATTAAAACACAGCTGGAATATACGAATGTATATTTAAAGGAATATGCCGGTATTCCTGATCTTCGCTACACTATTATTCCTGAAAAAACAGCAACGCGTATCCCATCGGTTGCTATGCCGGGTTATACCCAGGTTTTCGAGGAAAAAATCGGATTCATTCCCAACCTGAGCATCCTCGACCTTATTTTCAATAAAGGTCCCGAAGCGAATGATTATTTGCTGAAATGTACGCTGAGCAAGTAA